The Solanum stenotomum isolate F172 unplaced genomic scaffold, ASM1918654v1 scaffold2627, whole genome shotgun sequence DNA segment CAATATTGAAATACGGTTAACtatagtataattttgttgtatagaaaagagaaaatggtctaaagcCCTCCCAATCTATACTCGAaattccaactacacactcTAACTTCACGAGTGTCTTATTTGATTACTGTAATGATCCGAACCATCATTacttaggaaaagaaaaacTTCGGGAAAATACTGGGTCACTGTCCCTCCAGGGCGAGACAAATGCCGCTAGGGCGGTGGCACCACGGCAGGGTAAGTTGCCGCCAGAGCGGGTTGGGCGAGGCAGAATGTAAATAATATGaaatcttattttctcctttttccaaAAACACCTAAATTAGACGTAAATTACCCCCAGAAACCCTCCAAAAGCTTCCCTAGGCTGGGGAAAGAAGGAGGAAGAGAGTTCCGACGTAAGGAGATCAATGACTTGTGGATTCTTGGCCAATTTTACCATCTTGTCACCCGAAATCGAATTTGAGCTATAATTTTGTGCAGCATCTTGACGTCAAGTAGGCTAGgtttattaattgagtagttataaatatGTGCTCACTGTATAGTATGATGTTAATCAATGGCAAGAATTATACGTAGGCCTTCGTGCACCGAGTAGAAGGTGACTTAGGCATAGTAAGAAGTCTTAGACGATGAACTAAGGCTAGATACGGTCAAGTTATTATTTCGGTAATGTGCGTTGATGAATGTTTCATTGTGATGTTGTGAATCCATATTAGTCTGATGTATGTAGTAATTATTTCGTTATAATGtttgtatgtatgcgaatgttgcattattgatcacactaatcgtatATGAGGATAATTAAATGaggtatgccatgaatcatgacttgattgtatgaaggtaggaatatacattgtgattttGATTGTAGGTTGTTGATTGGATTGAGTGTTgcattccgacacactaacatgAGATCGATTACCAAGTACCGGTATAAATATtcacgatccgacacactaacttagaACAGATACCACGCATcgatacactaacagtttggatgtgggttccatgagaggaccatgaCTTGACATAATTGTATATCCTGAGAATTATGAAGTTGTACGTGTTCTTAAGTGATGATTGAAGTGGTATTTCTCCTGAAGGGTTAAATGATTATGATGACCTATATATGTTGTTCTACTATGTTGATTTAACTCGTTAGGTATCTCGTTGTTGAAACAACATGGAAGGGCCAATGGTTCAAGAGTGTTAATGTTGAGAGAAAAAGATTTTCCGTGTGCTGCAAGGGTGAGAAGTGAAGGTAGTGTACATAATGAAAATACTTAGGTAGATTTCActgtgaaagaaaggaatttgTGGTTGGTAGTTGAGAGGTCTTAATAAAAGGTGTCATATGGCAGGGACTGGTAAGATGAAGAGAAGGCAAGGGTATGTCGTGTGTGGTTAGTCGGAATGTGGGTAGTTGAAATGGTGGACCCTTCTATGAGTTAGAACGGTTAGACTATGATCAAGAACCTAGTAAGTAGGTAGACTGAGGCGGTGGTTGGTAGTAAAGGTACTAGTGTAATTCTGAGGTATTTGAGAGAGGTTAAATGTGAAGAAGAGAGTGGTTTTATTGTATGTTCTTGCTAGTTGAATTCTTATATTATGCGGTGggcgtcgggttgaccgatgatgcctaccagcaCGTAtggttttgtactgatactactcttgctatgcctttttggcatagtctggaTACAGGGTCGGTGATGTTTCATTGGGTGAAGACGAAAAattctccagcagcttctattTTTCTCTCTGTATGGTGGGAGTTGTGTCTTTGCATTTTTATGTCAtgttgtactcttagtagctctcgTACCTGCTTAGACTAGATCACTAtgggtgttaattactttacaagtcttaactcTAAGTCGTTTTAAAAACTCttgttttataaatatattacataattttcttttattcgtCCTCTTTCTTAACTTTCCGCATGTTTTGactattgggatatgagggttctcctacttaggtgttagtatgtaggtgcccgcacggcccggtaggttggatcgtgacaattacaaatcaattcaaatgtcaaattaactcaattttttcttgattttgattttggatttaattttttaaaaattattctatCCTGAAAGGATATATTTCATTATCTTAGATATTTAATgagaataattttcttaaggacCACTTTGAATTCAGCTTTAAGCTAGCTAACATACACTTctaatgtcttttttttaagCAAATTTATACCACTAGACAGTGGTTTAGTggctttttattaataataaacataaaaaattctcaatagGAATAAGTACAAACATATACTTCTAATGTCGAATTAGAATTAGAACATATTTAAAAGAAACCAATCATATATAAGTTGATTCAGATAACATGTTATATAACAATTTGCAACATAATGAGGACAATCGTAGACAGGAAAGAAGgacaagtataattcatgaagcAATAAGAAAAGAGAGATTTATCTTAAGTACATAAATTATTATCATGCTTTCCCACGgaacataaaaatcaaaaactGCAGCTGAAGAAAGAGTGAATGGAGAATGAAAACCAAGAGATGAATATAAAAGGACTTAAATTTCGGCgggaaatttgaaaattttctatcacgcaattttaattattaatttagctttttctcatttaattttgtaaaatgattgaattaaaattataaCTGGAAATCATATGATAATTCATTTGATTTGATAgattatcaataaatttggaGAAGTAACATGGATGGGATgattagttattattatttttcaaagtaagtTCAATACTTTCACTCAATTTGATAATAAgtagtatttttatattttcttatttatttatatttaaaaataagtcaaagtaAAACAAACATAATGATTTTGTGTACTCCTCGATATCAActatattgaaaaatatttaatatttgttttggGTATCAGATAAATTGGAacaaagagagaaatatttatttatattagtaaattaattaagattaaGAATGTTTTTGTCATGTATTTCCAATATATTTTGTTAGATCTTGTTCTAAAACACTTTATTTATCAATCTACagttttaagtaatttaattcaaagttctaaatatttttaattttaaaaattttgagaaatagaaataaaaaaagagataagtttcagaaacacacctaaactatacatcttttttgagtttcatacctaaactattgagagtgtgaattttatacctaaactatcacttattagtttgagaaacacaaaTCTCTCTTTTATACCACTCTCATCATGATGCGTTTaatacactctctcttttattttaaaaaattatctcacACTCCACATGGACAAACATTTCactttgacaaaaaataaataaattattaatattagttaaaattaaagattaaaattattatcccaaaaaacaatattttttttataaaataaaaaagtaaaatatttttcttcctcTNATTTagatattgttttattttaaaaaaataattttatccacTAGTCCACATAACCCTTCGCTTCCAAAatgttttcttgttttgtgttagatatagatatatatatatcaaaaatattttgttatgcACTACGagacttttttaaaataaattttttatttatgttatatacGGTACACAGGTAGAAAAAActtcctaaaaatatatgtatatatataacacaaaatgagaaaaatgcaaaataaataattaaattaggaGTGGAAGGTTAAATAGGATGaggtagaattttttttgggaatgAGTgggtgttttttatttttatttttttttgggagggggggGAGGGGNGGAGTgtgaagtaaaaaatattttataaaataatttgtttttaaaaaggACGGGGGATTGTGGGGAGGGGGGTACGGGGGGAGGTGGTGGAatggggtaagaaaaataatttaagttttattttttaaaaaaatattttttgggggataataatactttaattttaattaatattaatagtttattatttaatttttgccAATATggaatattttatccatgttgAATGTCATGTGTCAAGGTTTTTTTCAAAGAGATAAGCTTGAAGATCTGAACTATTGTTAGTGAGTGTGAGTTGTAATAGggacaacaataacatactcagTACAATTCCACGAAAAGAAACACATTGCCAATCTAAAATAAAACAAGCTAAGAAAAacactcttttcttttctcttttacaGGATAATTGGTTGCACTACATTTGCTTACTGAAATGTCCATGTAAGGTGTAACTCCACATTTGGGCGATAAAATCCATAATCCAAATCCATACTTGTTATGCATCAAACTTCTTGATAAATGTTGAGTGTCtatcaacaacaagctcaaccAACGGAGACTCGACTTCAGCCCCTGCCAGAGTGCAGTCCCTGCGAACTGTGACTTTTTCCTGCTCAGTGACGACTATAACTTCCTCTTTACGGGTTGATAGTTCATTAGCTATCACCATATGCATCTTGTATTTTTTGAGGGCCATATTAGCCTTTGCTAAAAGGATATCTGTGTCTGTTTCTAGCTGTCAAACAGTAAATATTGGAAATCAGTAATGAAACTATACCCCCAATGccacttgtgagattatacTGGGTACGTATGTTATACTTCCTAACAAATGAAGCTTTGACATAGAAATTCAAGTCACCACTTCTTTACAAGTACAGAATTTTCTTCCAGAAGACAGACTACAACATTATTAAATTTCGTAACTTTACCAAACAATACAAGATGATCACCAACCTTGAAAGATATGTGGAAGGCCATTGGTGCCCATTCATTCCTAAGCACTGAAAGCATCTTTGGTACTTGGGCGAGTCGTATATCCAGAGGACCAGATGCTGACTGGATTTTATGTAAAGCCTGTGAAGAAGAGGTAACATAAAACAAATAGAGAAGATTTAGAGGAAACAGTAGATACAACTCTCTTTTATAAGATGATTAAGATGACATGTTATATAACTATCAGTTGCAACATAATGACAGAGGGCAATCAAAGACAGGAAAGAAGGAAAAGTATAATTCACGaagcaacaaagaaaaaaaagagataaattcAAGAACATAGATTATTACCATGCTTTCCCACGGAATATAAAAATCAGAAACTGCAGCTGCCAGAAAAAAAATAGCACTAGACCCGAAGTCCCTCAAAGACACAGAAATTAGCTGAAGAATCTGCCAGTGACCGAAATAACATTAATGGAAGTGCTACCAGCCTCCACAAAGCGTACTAAAATGCTCATACGACATTGATTTAACAGTAAAACAGATTTCACTGATCTATTTAACTTAAACCTGCAAATACTCGAAAATTGTTGTAAATGGAAGTTTCAACAGGATGCCCTCAGCAACTGCCTGCAAATAGTAAATTCTTCCTGTTAAAGACTAATAAGGATAACATTtcgaacaaaaaaaataggaagaaaacaaaaaatcagTAATAATCCATACTGCGCGATTTTTAGTAATGGCGCTCTTCACTGTTGCAGCATGCAATGCATCCACTAAAATATAGTGCAACAGAAAAATGCTCATTAGATTGGAAAAGTGTGAATTGCTCAACAAATCAATTGTGATACAAAATACTCAGAACAGTAAAGATATCCTCTAAGTGACAATATATAAAGTTACCAAATATCAGAAGATGGATAAGCCTTTAAAGAGTATAAAACTAAGACAAGCTTTGACAATATGTGCTTACCCATTCCCATTTCAGTTGATTTACACTGGGATTTCGAATTGATCACATTCTTGCTTACCGTACGTATCAATGAGCTACTAATAATAGATAATCTCATGGTACATGCTATTTGCGGATAATATGGTGATAATCAACGAAACTACTGAGGCATTTGAAGTTTAAGACCTTGGTGTTATTGGTGTACACTGACATTGGTGTCATTTCGGATCAATACACGTCATTGGTGTTAATTGAAGGATATGTGTTACATAGGCGTTTAATGTTTAAGATCTTCACAAGTTCAGTATCGTAGAAATGTAGATATTAAGATCGAACATCATAATAAATGACCACAACTGATAAGAGTGTACAAGTAGCACTTACAGAGAATAAagaataaagaataaaataagataagGTCGTCTAGAATGACTTGGTTGATAGAAATGTAGCACATGCATCAATATTGAGCGTAAAAATATAAGAACTATAGACCTTCAATACTTGAATCATCAGCAACACTAAAGCACTCTAGCAGCGGATCATCGGGCAGAGAACTACAAAATGGCTGGCATGACCCTCTGCATATATATTTCATGGTGTTACTAGTCtaaaatcaaaatcacaataatcgAATAAATTAATTTGGCACTTGAAAAACAAACCTTCGGTAGAGAAAGACTACAGAATAACCGGACTTCAGAAAGTATCTGCAATTACATTTTCATTTTGAGCATCAAACGTATGTGAGTTCAAGTGTGTGCAAAGCATCAAAACATAGTATTCGTGATATACTCTGTGGATGCAGCCCCTCTATGACCGGAGCTAAAGTTGTCAATATAACGAACACATTGTTTTTCCAGAGGAACAGTTGTACCACCTGAAGTAATACACACCACCCTGTTTGCTTTTCCACTCACTGAACATGGAGACACAAAATAAAGTCAAGTGGCATCTATATTCAAAGAACAGAGAGTTAAGAGGTTAAAATCTATGAGATGTTGATTACTAAAGAAATAACAATTGCCTGATGATGAAGTATTGCGATCAACGAATTCCTTCAAGCTTTTCTCAATTTCAGCAGAATCCTTTAGCAGTGGAGCTGACTCGAAGAACGACATAACTTCATTTTTCGGTGTTTCTCGTAACTGATTAGCATCATCAATTGCATCCATGCCGAAACTTGACAAAATGGTTTATTTAGTCATTCAATTAGATAACATACAAAACTTGAGAACCTGTCATATATGCTATCATCAGTCACCAAAAATATCCTATAACAGgtcattttccaatataattcATATCAATATTCTACTTAAATGGTAAAGAAAGAGATAGTATTTCATTGACAAATGCATTGGCTAATAGGACTGAGCAATGAAACAAACATGCTTCGAACATCAAGTACACCAAGGCCAAGGGCAGAACCAGGTAGGACCAAGGGTTCATCTAAATCCTCTTTGGCGGCGGAAAATTACTTTATTTCTACATGGTTAAACTTGAGAACCTGTCATATAACCAatcgtgtgtttacttcttcatattACGTAACCCCTTAGTGAAAATCGTAACTCACCCACTGACCAAGGCTTAGATCAAAGGATTGAGATTCAATAACACTTTGATATGTTTCTTCAAAATTAATCCTACAAAATTTCTccattttacaaaaaaattcaaatgctAAATATAAAGGGcaaaattttattactaatcAAACATGAATAAACTCATCCTAAAATTAATCCTTTAATTAGCTATCCTTTATCCCTCATAACAAACAAGCcctaaatttataaaaattgaatACCCAAAATCTTAATATTCCCAATCGTTAGCAAAcatgcaagaaaaaaaaaaaaaaacactcagTTCAAAAATTGTTACCTGCGCGAAAGCTAGTTGAGAAGAATTTCTGTATATGGAGAATTTGGTGGCATAAATAAATAGTAGtactaaaatattcattttttatatctaatttttaattttaatacttaataattaagaaacGCCAGCTTCCGGCAGCCGTTTGGTCAGCTTTCGCCGCCGGCAATATGCTCTTTGTTATTAAAGTGTGAAAATACGTAAcagacaaataattttaaaccaaaagataaaaataaaaaaggggaACCGTATGGATCGGGAGATTGAACCCGACGTGAATCGAACATAATTGAACGGCTGCTGGAAAATATATGACGGCAAAACTATACACACAGTTTAAAGTTGTCAAATTGAATGTAagtgagattattttatttcatatttaaatctagatattaattaattttgagattattttaattcatataCAAAAATGAAATAGTTTATTTGTTCCGTCTCACAAAACATACCAAAAGAAACTTAATAGTAGCATTATAACTCATGCAAGTAAATGAAGTACAAAAAAACTTTGGGAGAAATTAAACAAAGAGAACACTCTAAATTACTTCACTGACAACTAAACCTACAAAACTCTTACAATTCCTCCTATTTACAATGACACTACCAAAATCTTGAAGGAAATTAAATGAGGCACAATAATCCAAATGCAACATTGCATAATATTAGTCATAGCTAGCTAGCTAGTACTCCATAATAACATACATATCATGACTAGAggttgaaattaaataaaactaaattttGAGTGGCGACTCTGATCTCGTAGGATGGATCAATTGGAAGGGACATGGTAATATTTGCCTTTACACATACATCTGTAGACAATTGGACAAGATTCAGCAATGGAGCATGCAAAGCTCACCATTACTCTCTTACAAGGGAAACAAGGTCCACAAGCATGAGAACAATCTGGTAAACTTGATCCTGTTGGATACATCTCCATTCCTAACACATCatgatctccttttttttcttcctgcaatttcaattttttatgtttcaaaTTATACATATGTGACAAAATTGTTAAAATGGTTTCATAATTGAGTGACAAGTTAAAAACACCACTTATTTTGAAACAGCGGGAGGGGAAGTAATAATTTACCTTAAGGTGGGCATGGTTTTGATTGTCCTTGTTTGTTCCTTTGCCATGATAGGAAactgaaatatattttaaggaGAAAACATTTATGTTTGCACATAGCAAAAGACATCAATTGCAacattaatgtttttttctGAAAGTACTAGCAATTGTCTCtatgctttaaaaaaaaaaactaaattgagatatatatatatatatatatacacttttatTACATAGTTTATTTTACAAATGGATGACTGGATATATACTTATCGGGAATCTTAATAGTTTAGTTGATTGACTATCTGAAATTTTTGCTTTGTTGATGAGATTTTGATTCTTGGTCGCTAATTTAGTCCTACAAACTATGTCACAGCTAGAGCTGAACATCTGGTACGTGAGCAATTTAAATGAGGGCCCATTATTGAAAAATCGGAATTGAGATGAGTCCTACTTTAATAAcatataaagggaaaaaaatggacTTGACTCAACCTCAAAAGTTAGCTTATATAGACAGAATAGTTTAAGTCATATTAAAGAGACCACTCATCCCTTaaattaaccaccgatgtgggactctTCACAAGAAAGCTCATGCCTAGTGTTACTTTCGGCTCAAACTATGTATACAtatgaaaaaatacatatattatacacacgcatacatttttttttatctcctATCTctcattgtttttttaattatatttgaaaataagaCAGGATAAAGCATAGGTTGGCACTTACAATGATATGGACGTAGGCTTTGGCTAGAGTCAACCAACAACATTAAAACAAGAGTAACTAATGACACACTCAAAATTCCAAATGTATTCACCATCTTCttttaagaatcttgaaaatTTGGTGcaaacaaattttttattttaaaaaaaaaaactaacaactaAAAAATAGTTGGAAGATGGATATGTGAAGGAAAATATTGAACCAAACTTGTGGACTATAtataagagaaaatataatgaaatttgaaatgaaagaggGGTGATTTTAATTAATGTAGGATATTGTACACCTGATGAACTTCACATGATACAcgcccattttttattttttttcaaaaattcacaggttttcttctcttctttaaaCTAATCCCACTAggtatacaaataaaaataatttttttcttaaaaaaaaaaaacaagacccaaagtatgaaaattttatgatagcaaagaaaaggataaaaagGGATTTCTAAAGAAGAATAAATTTTAAGTAGcacactttaattatttaatttttttatatgggtGGCAGTGAGATTCGGACTCaggaattttattttatttgaattttgatatcaTGTTAAAGTATGTAATCATCTCATTTAAAAGTTGAAGATGTTAGAGAGAACACATTTTTATCCTTTGCTTGTATTCTCGACAACTACTActagaaatattttttcaaaagaaaaattatcacGAATTAATGGAAAATTTGTGcaataatatatgattttttcaCTAATTTTTTACTGAGCTAGCTCACTGGAAAAATGAATGGTGAAAAACAAATTATCATTGAAATATAAGAAGCTTCTTGATTTTTACATGTGAAAACACTATTATTTTTGTTCACTAATTCGATCAAAATATTTGTGGAAATTTAAAATAGTCATTGaatatttttagtgaaaaaacaattactactccctctattctatattaattgaatttttggaGTTTCTTGCAttgttcaaaataagtgaattgttcaaagttcaagatgGATGTTTGAACTTTTTTCCATATTTATCATTTCCTTTAATGAGTTTGATATTTTCTAAGAGATAAATCGCActatttgtaaaattatatttatgatttcacaaaaaataatagtaaaaaatataatttaaattatatctttaaatatttttcttaataaggGTGCATTGTTATTTGCCTCACAAATTTACTTTTAGTAGTGAATAgcgcaaaaaaaaaattgtgtatataGTCTGAAATGAGCTAAGGTAAAAATAGAAATTGTGCTTCTTATAACTTATTTATTTGACCAAAACAATTggtcttttttttaaacttgTCCTTTTTAATTGAAGACTTTAAATTCAAATGTTGCTTTTTTAAACTTGacctttattatatttaattttattgaaactTTTAAATTCATATGATATGATACGATACTATTTTTGTTTATCTCTTACTAATAATTTTCCTAACTATTGTATCAACAAATGTAGAGTGCAAATAAAAATAGTGTAAAAAGGTTCATTCAGAATTAAAGGAATAAATTTTCTTTGAATCACAGAAGATGTTACTCATTATATGGCTCACCAATTTCACTTGATTCTATTGTCTTTATGAAAGGTTCGCTTTATACAGATTCGAATCAAAACGCGAGCTTTACCAAGAAAATAATTGAACGTTTTGAAATATATGTAATTTGTCCTAGTCCAAGATTTCAAAATCCAACGTCATCCCAGCCTGGGGTTTTATTTATGGATGAGCCGATtgtgatttttattcttatttttaaaatttgaatgtaTATTATTCAAGGACAAGAAAATGCCAGTAT contains these protein-coding regions:
- the LOC125851482 gene encoding phosphopantothenate--cysteine ligase 2-like, giving the protein MDAIDDANQLRETPKNEVMSFFESAPLLKDSAEIEKSLKEFVDRNTSSSVSGKANRVVCITSGGTTVPLEKQCVRYIDNFSSGHRGAASTEYFLKSGYSVVFLYRRGSCQPFCSSLPDDPLLECFSVADDSSIEVDALHAATVKSAITKNRAAVAEGILLKLPFTTIFEYLQILQLISVSLRDFGSSAIFFLAAAVSDFYIPWESMALHKIQSASGPLDIRLAQVPKMLSVLRNEWAPMAFHISFKLETDTDILLAKANMALKKYKMHMVIANELSTRKEEVIVVTEQEKVTVRRDCTLAGAEVESPLVELVVDRHSTFIKKFDA
- the LOC125851481 gene encoding protein EPIDERMAL PATTERNING FACTOR 2-like isoform X1 is translated as MVNTFGILSVSLVTLVLMLLVDSSQSLRPYHFSYHGKGTNKDNQNHAHLKEEKKGDHDVLGMEMYPTGSSLPDCSHACGPCFPCKRVMVSFACSIAESCPIVYRCMCKGKYYHVPSN
- the LOC125851481 gene encoding protein EPIDERMAL PATTERNING FACTOR 2-like isoform X2: MQKSILQIEADWIRQILLITNSLWQLPAKSISYHGKGTNKDNQNHAHLKEEKKGDHDVLGMEMYPTGSSLPDCSHACGPCFPCKRVMVSFACSIAESCPIVYRCMCKGKYYHVPSN